A stretch of the Desulfobacter sp. genome encodes the following:
- a CDS encoding AzlD domain-containing protein yields the protein MDNFSSGSLIPLILGMALVTYGPRLVPFLFFSRIKIPLAVDGFLKSIPVAAIGALIVPGVLTATPDLPQAALWGMGFTLVYGVFRGGIIIPVLGSVGMTYLVLTFF from the coding sequence ATGGATAATTTTAGTTCAGGCTCTTTGATCCCCTTGATTCTGGGGATGGCCCTGGTAACCTATGGGCCACGGCTGGTCCCGTTTTTGTTTTTTTCCCGGATAAAGATACCTTTGGCTGTGGACGGTTTTTTAAAGTCCATTCCCGTTGCCGCCATCGGCGCATTGATCGTGCCGGGCGTTTTGACCGCCACACCGGACCTGCCCCAGGCTGCCCTTTGGGGCATGGGATTCACCCTGGTATACGGGGTGTTCAGAGGCGGGATTATCATTCCGGTATTGGGATCTGTGGGGATGACTTATCTTGTTTTGACGTTTTTTTAA
- a CDS encoding glutamate-5-semialdehyde dehydrogenase: protein MSLETQIIQIAQDARAAARIMATLSSEQKNRALYTIADLITAHGSLIQKENEKDLAAAQKNGLSSAMIDRLTITDKVLSAMAEGLRFVAGLDDPVGSLTDAVIRPNGLEMAKMRIPLGVIGIIYESRPNVTVDAPGLCLKAGNAVILRGGSEAIHSNCALAKIIEQGVIETDLPGAAAQVITTADRQAVNIMLKQEENIDLIIPRGGEDLIRHVVAQSTIPVLKHYKGVCHAYIDDRADLDMGVDIVVNAKAQRPGVCNALETLLVHKNEAASFLPMVQKALHKAGVSLRGCEKTLEILPGTRLATNEDWDMEYLDLILAVRVVKDMDEAMAHIAAHGSNHTEAIITKDYQRSRKFMRQVDASLVIVNASTRFNDGGELGLGAEIGISTSKLHAYGPMGIKELTTTKFVAWGQGQTRT, encoded by the coding sequence ATGTCTTTGGAGACTCAAATCATTCAAATAGCCCAAGATGCCAGAGCCGCAGCCCGGATCATGGCAACCCTGTCCTCGGAACAAAAAAACCGTGCCCTATACACCATTGCAGACCTGATCACAGCCCATGGATCCCTCATCCAAAAGGAAAATGAAAAAGACCTGGCTGCAGCCCAAAAAAACGGTCTTTCTTCTGCCATGATCGACAGACTCACCATCACGGACAAGGTCTTGTCTGCCATGGCCGAGGGATTGCGATTTGTGGCAGGGCTTGACGACCCTGTGGGCTCGCTCACGGATGCGGTCATCCGGCCCAACGGACTTGAAATGGCAAAGATGAGAATCCCTCTGGGGGTGATCGGTATTATTTACGAGTCCAGGCCCAATGTCACCGTGGATGCCCCAGGCCTCTGCCTTAAGGCGGGCAACGCCGTCATCCTCAGGGGGGGATCCGAAGCCATCCACTCCAATTGTGCCCTGGCCAAAATCATTGAACAGGGAGTCATTGAGACAGACCTGCCCGGCGCAGCTGCCCAGGTTATTACCACGGCCGACAGACAAGCGGTCAACATCATGCTCAAACAAGAAGAAAACATTGACCTGATCATCCCCCGGGGGGGCGAAGACCTGATCCGTCACGTGGTGGCCCAGTCGACCATCCCTGTACTCAAACATTATAAAGGGGTTTGCCACGCCTATATCGACGATCGGGCAGATCTTGATATGGGCGTGGACATCGTGGTCAATGCCAAGGCCCAGCGTCCCGGGGTATGTAACGCCTTGGAAACCCTGCTGGTCCATAAAAACGAGGCTGCATCCTTTCTCCCCATGGTACAAAAGGCCTTACACAAGGCAGGGGTCAGCCTCAGGGGATGTGAAAAAACCCTTGAGATTCTGCCCGGAACAAGGTTGGCAACAAATGAGGACTGGGATATGGAATACCTGGATCTTATCCTGGCCGTAAGGGTGGTAAAAGATATGGATGAGGCCATGGCCCATATTGCAGCCCATGGTTCCAACCATACAGAGGCCATCATCACAAAGGATTATCAAAGATCCCGAAAATTCATGCGGCAGGTGGATGCCTCCCTGGTCATTGTCAATGCCTCCACAAGATTCAACGACGGGGGGGAACTTGGGCTGGGGGCGGAAATCGGTATATCCACATCCAAGCTCCACGCTTACGGTCCCATGGGCATAAAGGAGCTGACCACCACCAAATTTGTGGCCTGGGGCCAGGGCCAGACCAGGACCTGA
- a CDS encoding TrmB family transcriptional regulator — MEDQMMEDMKVLGFSAYECRAYLALLEEFPVNGYALSKASGIPRSRIYEVLKNLIAKQMVFEQDKGKTRVYTPVEPEIFLKKLKARYNEIFDGLSKYAATLYHEPKQDDKLVVIQGRENIIGFLKVLINGAQKRVAVSIWDEELSALTREMDDALNRGVRLRGIYFGTADVYQDLVPHRRIERYMAEKKNRYLSVIIDHSHVVSGIVSRGENSKVTWSRDEGFIEVSEDYIAHDLVVNLYSSSLDKKAYKKFEAFADSVHDHFFHYAKTDLQTFKQLM, encoded by the coding sequence GTGGAAGATCAGATGATGGAAGACATGAAAGTTTTGGGCTTTTCAGCCTATGAATGCCGGGCCTATCTCGCGTTGCTCGAGGAGTTTCCGGTCAACGGCTATGCCTTGAGCAAGGCCTCGGGTATCCCCAGGTCCAGAATTTATGAGGTCTTAAAAAATCTGATTGCCAAGCAGATGGTCTTTGAGCAGGACAAGGGTAAAACCCGGGTATACACTCCGGTGGAGCCTGAGATCTTTCTTAAAAAACTCAAGGCCCGGTATAATGAGATCTTTGACGGCCTGTCCAAGTATGCCGCCACCCTGTACCATGAGCCCAAACAGGATGACAAGCTTGTGGTGATCCAGGGCCGTGAAAATATCATTGGTTTTTTAAAGGTCCTGATCAACGGGGCCCAAAAGCGGGTGGCGGTCTCCATCTGGGATGAGGAACTTTCTGCACTGACCCGGGAGATGGATGATGCCCTGAACCGGGGCGTCAGGCTTCGGGGAATTTATTTCGGCACCGCAGATGTCTACCAGGACCTTGTGCCCCACCGGAGGATAGAACGGTATATGGCAGAAAAAAAGAATAGGTATCTTTCCGTCATCATAGACCATTCCCATGTGGTTTCAGGCATTGTCTCCCGGGGGGAAAATTCCAAGGTTACCTGGAGTCGGGATGAGGGGTTCATAGAGGTCAGTGAAGATTATATTGCCCATGACCTGGTGGTCAACCTCTACTCTTCTTCTCTGGACAAAAAGGCCTACAAAAAGTTTGAAGCGTTTGCCGATTCGGTTCATGATCATTTTTTCCACTATGCTAAAACAGATCTTCAAACCTTTAAGCAATTGATGTGA
- a CDS encoding AzlC family ABC transporter permease, which translates to MKNSNTKAAFRAGIPIFIGYFPAAVAFGILGKTMGISLLEAFLFSAVVFAGASQFIALNLLVTGMGPLGIILTTLLVNFRHFLMSTYLATRIKEKTRAWYIPIAFGVTDEVFSVLSFTREELTRPFVLIVGFSAYSGWVSGTLAGFLLGGFMPPILTQSMDVALYALLLAILMPEIKSSFRSLFLALGSGLLNWILVSLDILPRGWSIIVCILVIASVGSVLHLTLPQKEKAHG; encoded by the coding sequence ATGAAAAATTCAAATACCAAGGCTGCCTTTCGTGCCGGTATTCCTATATTTATCGGATATTTTCCGGCTGCCGTGGCCTTTGGTATCCTTGGCAAAACAATGGGTATCTCCCTGCTCGAGGCGTTTTTATTTTCAGCCGTGGTCTTTGCCGGGGCAAGCCAGTTCATTGCTCTAAATCTTCTGGTTACGGGCATGGGACCTTTGGGGATAATCCTGACTACCCTGCTGGTGAATTTCAGGCATTTTCTCATGAGCACCTACCTGGCCACCCGAATCAAAGAAAAGACCCGGGCCTGGTATATCCCCATTGCATTCGGCGTGACAGACGAGGTTTTTTCCGTTCTTTCTTTTACCCGGGAAGAACTGACCCGGCCCTTTGTTCTGATTGTGGGGTTTTCGGCCTATTCAGGATGGGTTTCAGGCACCCTGGCCGGGTTTCTCCTGGGCGGATTCATGCCGCCCATTCTGACCCAGAGCATGGACGTGGCCCTTTATGCCCTTCTTTTGGCCATACTCATGCCGGAAATAAAGTCATCTTTCAGATCCCTGTTCCTGGCCCTGGGCTCGGGCCTGCTCAACTGGATTCTGGTCTCTTTGGATATCCTGCCCCGGGGCTGGAGCATCATTGTCTGCATCCTTGTCATTGCTTCGGTCGGTTCTGTTTTACATTTAACCCTGCCCCAAAAGGAAAAGGCACATGGATAA
- the proB gene encoding glutamate 5-kinase, which yields MSTDQQFSTLSACRRIVVKVGSGVLTQKNSLNLDTINCIATQICALHDKGLEVILVSSGAMAAGVTKIGLDQRPSETPKRQAVSAIGQADLIREWEKAIEHCGRKVAQILLTRGDFCDRVRYLNARNTINTLLEWKVLPIINENDTVAVKSLQFGDNDNLGAMITLLMGADLMINLTDIGGLYNKDPRVHEDATLVREVAAMGEDIEAMAGKIAGPLGTGGMGTKISAAKKLTSAGIPMIIASGLDPEILIKIAANDYIGTYFMPKDEKRNSRKNWIGLTLQAKGQITIDRGAQKAVVEKGKSILPSGITRVQDYFEVGDPVAFVSEDKQILGMGLVNYNASDILKIMECKTSQIKERLGFRSYDEIIHRDNLVITADKKS from the coding sequence ATGAGTACAGACCAACAATTTTCAACCTTGTCAGCCTGCAGACGCATTGTCGTTAAAGTCGGCTCAGGTGTATTGACCCAAAAAAACAGCCTGAACCTGGATACCATCAATTGTATTGCCACACAGATTTGTGCCCTTCACGACAAGGGCCTTGAAGTCATCCTGGTCTCTTCAGGGGCCATGGCAGCCGGGGTCACTAAAATCGGACTGGATCAACGGCCTTCTGAAACCCCAAAACGGCAGGCGGTCTCCGCCATCGGCCAGGCAGATCTCATCAGGGAATGGGAAAAGGCAATTGAGCATTGCGGCCGGAAAGTGGCCCAGATCCTTTTGACCCGGGGGGATTTTTGCGACCGGGTCAGGTATTTGAACGCCAGAAACACCATCAACACCCTTTTGGAATGGAAGGTGCTGCCCATTATCAATGAAAATGATACCGTGGCTGTCAAATCCCTTCAGTTTGGTGACAATGACAATTTAGGCGCCATGATCACCCTGCTCATGGGGGCGGATCTCATGATCAATCTCACGGACATTGGCGGTCTTTACAACAAAGATCCCCGAGTGCATGAAGATGCAACCCTTGTCCGGGAGGTAGCGGCCATGGGAGAAGATATTGAAGCCATGGCAGGAAAAATTGCAGGCCCATTGGGCACCGGCGGCATGGGCACCAAAATCTCTGCGGCCAAAAAACTGACCTCTGCCGGCATCCCCATGATCATTGCCTCGGGCCTTGACCCTGAAATTCTGATCAAAATTGCAGCCAATGATTATATCGGCACTTATTTTATGCCCAAAGATGAAAAGCGCAACTCCAGAAAAAACTGGATCGGCCTCACCCTCCAAGCCAAAGGACAGATCACCATTGACAGGGGCGCACAAAAAGCCGTTGTTGAAAAGGGCAAAAGCATTTTGCCCTCAGGCATTACCCGGGTTCAGGATTATTTTGAGGTTGGGGATCCCGTGGCTTTTGTATCCGAAGACAAGCAGATCCTGGGTATGGGGCTTGTCAACTACAATGCATCGGACATACTCAAAATCATGGAATGTAAAACCAGCCAGATCAAAGAGCGGCTCGGCTTCAGGTCCTATGATGAAATCATCCACAGGGACAACCTTGTTATCACTGCCGATAAAAAATCCTGA